The Montipora capricornis isolate CH-2021 chromosome 3, ASM3666992v2, whole genome shotgun sequence genome includes the window AGTTTTGTCAGCAATGTGGCTATAAGCGGAAAAGAGCTCAAAATAATGAAGTGTAGCAACAgttaaagaaagttgttgttCAGGAAAGTATTATCTTTGAACGTGTACAGCAGCTTGCTAGACAGCACCAGTCCTCCCGCTATGTCAGATAAAAAAGCGCTCTCGAGCAAGAGCTGTCCAATTTCTTATTTAGTCTGTCCTCGCCGAAATCTATCGCCACAGCTCTGCCGACAGACGTGGTTGCTTTCCTGGTATGGAAAGATGGTGGAGGACGAATACGCGTCCATCAACCGGATTGCCAGGGGCGGGCGCCCTGTCAAAGCTCTTTACGTCTTGCTCATGGAACAGTAGATTCtcttattctcggttttcacatgacgtcacgaccgccatgttggtgccctaaacaaagaaaaggcggccatgttggtgccccgatcaaatcctccgggaatttaactctattattatgcaaatgcttccttttgttttcgttgaaaaacatggctgttgatcacgtgagtgaaaaccagcaataggcAAATTGAGATCAATTTTCGCAGAAAATGGGAGAGGTGCTGAGTGGCAGCCTCTCATGGGGATTGGTAACCCGGCTGCAGATCGTTCAGTAAAACAGTATCTGGCAAATGTTAGAGAGGAACAGTTGAAGGCAGGGGTGGTTCCGCGCCAGGCAGAGCCTTTCTTCGTTGATGACTTGGCTATGATTTCAGAATTCATTCATGCGCGGATTCGAGTGTCCAAGTAGCGTGCCATCTAAGATTTATATCCTTGCGAGGGATCAAGCCGTTTTCAAGTCCCTGTTTTTTGCAGCAGATCGGGCTGCCGATTTTGTTAGGCTTAAAAGCGATTGATATCCTGCGTTTTCCAGACAATTTAGGATTTTCGATTAACCATATTTGGACTAAATCCTTAAGATCGGGCGATGCTCATGTTTTTGCTTTTAGAAGGGGTGAGAATGCAGTTACATGCCCTGTTAAAGGTCTGGAAATGTATTTCAATATTTGTAGGCTCCTCAGAATAATATTTCGAAAGAgggaaaaatttcttttaaggCTGTAGagccacaggcagcccagggtAGATTGAATGAGTATACAAATGCAGAACCTGTTCGTGGTAAATTAACCGGTGATAGTTATACTCTTCATGGTTTTCGAAGCGGAGCGGCGATTTCGTTAGCTCTTGCTGGGGTCTCCTTTCATGAGATTATGGATCATGTTGCCTGGAAAAACAGCAGGACAGCTCTACATTATATTAAGCTAAAACAGGTTGTAAGTCCAGCAGGAGCTGCAGCCAGGCTGGCAGATTTGGATTGTAACACTGGCAAAACCTACATGCGTCTTAATAATCTGGAGGGTTTTTTTCCAGTATTCTAGTAATTCAACCAAGTTATCTCTGTCTTTAGTATCTCATTTATTTAATCGATTGGGCCAGAAGTAGGTTCCCTGTGGCAATATAATTTGTTTCCGGTGTTTTGGATAAGGATTGGAAGAGAGGTCAATAGATGGagaaaggcccaccttcaaccgacaggcttttctaccgtttgtttttgttatggaaattcgtatTTCTTATCGCAGCTttctaattggatgaatttcggattcgttttgttttttcagatatgaaaattgtttcgagGCAcacaatgcctgtcggttgaaggtgggcctttaataaCTTTTCCTTGACAAAGAATAAGGGTGGCATGCTTGGTAGTTAAGTTATTGTCTACTTGCTCTAATATAGCAGATCTCTTTCAGAGCCaacgacaattttttttttttttgcactggGTGTATGCTTGGTCTGACTGTCACAAAAGTCAGCGCGGGGCTTGGGGAAAGCCAGAGCGATTCCCCATACCTTATTTACATTTCACGAATTAACAATTCCCAGGGCAGAATATTATACTATGCTAAGTCATTTGCATATGTTAATAATATGCCCTGGGGACTTGTAAATTATGAATATAAAAGTCCACATTGGGCCCCGCCCCTTACACTCTACTCTAGGCCGCCGTGTGGATTAAATCTGGCGACCCGCCCTCCCACCGATCGAGGAATCCGGGTTTTTGGAGTGCATCCTCCGGGCTCTTCGTCTGGTTTGGGCTTGTCCCAAGCCACAGCGATATCCCATACCTTATTTACATTTCATGAATAACAATACCCAGGGCCGAATATTATACTAAATTGTTTCTAAAATTCTCCATCGTCTTTCAACGACTTATAAAGTGGCATGGGATTGGCACATCGCATTTCAGAAGCACCTCCCAAGAGGCCTTGGCGAAGTTCTTACAGACAGCATTTCCTAAGTATTTGTCTCGATTTTCTTTGCTCGTCAAATCTACAATATCCAAAGGGCAGCTCTTTGGCAAAGCGTCAAGGTCAATCTCGGCAATTCGTAAACCAGTGAGACCTTGCTTCTCTTTCACTGCTTTATAATGTTCTGCAACGGCAAGAGACGTTGTTGCTGAAATGTACTGCGATGCATAGTTATGCCGACCTCCACAGTTAACATGTGATAGGACAGTTTTGGTAGCAAGGGGATTTTTTGCCACAATTCCTACAAGAGGATTCTCGTCAGGTCGCAATAGTCGAAAAAGTGTTTTGTCAAATCTACAAAGACTACCATCGACCTTAGCCGAAGAAAGTGACAGTTCAGCCAACTGGTTACCAATGGCATCCAACTGAGACTCCACCGCCATGATGAGCTTTAGAGCAGTCAGCACAGGACGAACACTAGCCTTCCAATGTCTCTacggaaaaattaaagttaaacAAAAGGTTTATGTGGGCTTTAATTGTCTTTAGTTGTACAATTAAATATTGTAAAGGTGGAAATAAAGCCATCACTCGCAAACTGTACCAAGCATTTAAATATCTCGCATTCAGAGGGGCCAAGCAGGGAAAATGCActcgtttgaaaaaaaaaatttcaaaatggctttgATGTGGTCACTCTGTGCAGGCTAGTACAGAAGCATTAAGATTCGGCAAGGCCATCACTCCAAAACTGTACCAAGCATTTAAGGATCTCACATTAAGAAAGCTAAGAGAATTGCGTTAATTTCTGGTAAATAATTTGAATGGAATTATGATCAGATAAACGAAGGTATTATTGACATGGTAAATATTGTTAAAGCTTAAGCTACAAGAGAAAATTACCTCCCAGACTGCACCCATTATTTTGTCTAGCTCGCTTGAAAGATAATAGCCAATAAATGAATACACATTTCCCATGGAATTTTACTAATACAACttcagcattaaaattaaagaatactcaTTTCAACTTGAATAGGAAAATTTATAATATTTGCAGTCATTATTGAATGTTCCTTCCCTGCCCTCCTTAAgttctactagataacttttgtcatactctctaagaagttaaagaattttgggagatttccaacaaagaaataaaaagggtaggtcaccgacttattTCTCACTGATGGATATATCCAACGAGTTTTGGTGGGGGGTCGTTTTGGTGCAATCTCGTtaccagagtcttcgttcccatTTAAAAGCGGGTCGGGTTACTATAGACAATGGGAAAATCCTTTAGGATAaagttattgattgattgaaaggCTGCAACCGATTTCGGTCAAGAAGCGACCTCACGAAGCGACTTCCGCGAGACGCGAGGGGTTTCACAGAGCACCGTATGATTGTTAATGattgttttgattggttcgtTGATTAGTTTGGAGCCAAAGCAAAGAATGAGAACctattaaatctaatggaatggAATCGTCTCTCACTGAGTAATTAAATTACGTCTTTAAAATGTAGTCATACCGAGTCTTCAAATTATGAATCCAAAAGATCTTCTTGTATAGTTACTTACGTACGTGTGAGTGTCCTGGAAAGGTGCGAGAACCTTTAGTAGATGAGTTTTAGTAGATGAGTTTTTGGGTAGAGAAAGAGTCTCTGATGCAAAGagaactcgtttggcttgtgacagtgctgttgaacgctttgaaaatatcgtGGAAGGCCCGTCTCTCTTTGTTCTCGTCAGTGATGAAGGTCGGACACGTTTTTGCTCTCTCCGTCGTTTCATTATATTTGCTCCTAGGGTTCTTTTTTAGCG containing:
- the LOC138039794 gene encoding uncharacterized protein; this translates as MAVESQLDAIGNQLAELSLSSAKVDGSLCRFDKTLFRLLRPDENPLVGIVAKNPLATKTVLSHVNCGGRHNYASQYISATTSLAVAEHYKAVKEKQGLTGLRIAEIDLDALPKSCPLDIVDLTSKENRDKYLGNAVCKNFAKASWEVLLKCDVPIPCHFISR